The DNA segment CGGGGGTGTCCATGTTGCCGCCGTGCGCGGCCGGGGTGATCGACATGAACACCTGGCCGGCGGCCGGGGCGACGCCGAGCGTGCCGTGCATCGGGTCCAGCGGCAGCTCCACCTCCGGCCCGCCGCGGCGCGGCCGGAACAGGCAGGTGCCCCGTTCCCGGTCGACCTCGTAAACCCAGACGACCTCCTCGAGGGGGTCGTGCAGCATCGCCGTCTCGTGCGTGGCGGTCAGCGCCCCGAAGTGCGGGAACGTCGTGGAGACCGCCCAGTCCCGGGCCGGGGCGATGTCGACGACGTGCACCGCCAGGGTGTCGCCGGGCTCGGCGCCCTCGACGTGCACCGGCCCGGTGACCGGGTTGAGGTAGGGGAACTCGCAGACCCGGCTGGGCAGGTCGTCGACCGAGCGCACCCGGCCGCCGAAGCAGTCCTCGGTGGTCAGCTCGACCACCGTGCCGGGGCGGACCCACAGCAGCGGCTCGCCGCCGCCGAAGACGTAGCGGAGCTGGTCGGGCGCCGGGTCGAGGGAGACGACCTCCAGCTGGGCGGTCACTTCCCCTCCTCCGCCAGCACCGGCCTGCGGCCGGTGGCCAGCAGGAAGACCAGCACGACGACGCCGATGCCCAGCCACACGAAGCCGAGCATCTGCGCCGCGACCTTCGCGTTGATGACGACGTAGAAGAGGATCGCGAACCCGATCACCGGGACGGCGAGGTGCCGCCACCAGTCCCGGCTCTTCTGCCGCACCACGAAGTGCACGACGACGGCCACGTGCAGCACCAGGAACGCCGACAGCGCACCGAAGTTGACCAGCGTGGACAGCAGGGTGATGCCGTCGTCGCGCTGGCTCATGTAGATGCCCAGCACCAGGCTGACCGCGGCCACCAGCAGCGTGGCGTTGACCGGCACCCGCCGGGTCGGGTGCACCTTCGCCAGGAACGACGGCAGCTGCCGGTCGCGGGCCATCGCGAACAGCAGCCGGGAGGTGGCGGCCTGGGCGACGAGCGAGTTGGCGAAGCCCCAGGCGATCGCGGTGGCCACCGCGGTCACCACGTACAGCCAGTGCCCGCTGGCCGCCTCGGCGGCGTCGTAGAACGCGGTGCCGCCGGCGTCGCCCTCGGAGATGAGGGTGTCCGGGTTCGGCACGAGCAGCGCCGCGATCCAGGTCTGCACGATGAACAACGTCCCGGCCAGCGCCAGCGCGGCGATCATCGACTTGCCGATCGAGCGCGCGGAGTCGCGGTTCTCCTCGGCGAGGGTCGAGATGCCGTCGAACCCGAGGAAGCTCAGCACCGCGATCGAGACGGCGCCGAACACCAGGCTGAGGGAGAACGTGTCGCTGTTGTAGATCGGGGTCAGCGCGCCGAGGCCGTTGCCCTCGCCGCGGGCCAGCGCGATTACGCCGATGAGCAGGAACACCGCCAGCACGATCAGCTCGCCGATCAGCATGATCCGGTTGACCCGCGCGGTGAACTCGATGCCGAGGTAGTTGACGACGGTGTTGAGGACGACGAAGCCGACCAGCCACACCCACACCGGG comes from the Modestobacter italicus genome and includes:
- a CDS encoding acetamidase/formamidase family protein; its protein translation is MTAQLEVVSLDPAPDQLRYVFGGGEPLLWVRPGTVVELTTEDCFGGRVRSVDDLPSRVCEFPYLNPVTGPVHVEGAEPGDTLAVHVVDIAPARDWAVSTTFPHFGALTATHETAMLHDPLEEVVWVYEVDRERGTCLFRPRRGGPEVELPLDPMHGTLGVAPAAGQVFMSITPAAHGGNMDTPELRAGTTVYLGVNVPGAQLSLGDGHCRQGEGEVCGTAVEAAMRTVVVVELIKGGAPAWPRLESDEFLMSTGSVRPLEDAYRVSQRDLVGWAAELTGWDTLDAYQLVSQAGLAPAGNVVDTNYTMVAKLAKRYLPGAAAFDGVHARLRDTAAAYLAQR
- a CDS encoding APC family permease, producing the protein MTDPRTTHPAPAATAGEGAPGVEAFGYHQELKRSLSFTDLLVYGLVFMVPIAPFGIFGSVFQASGGMIALAYAVGGLAMAFTAASYSQMSRAFPMAGSVYTYAGRGIAQPVGFLAGWMILLDYVLVPGLLYLIAAVAMNAIVSGIPVWVWLVGFVVLNTVVNYLGIEFTARVNRIMLIGELIVLAVFLLIGVIALARGEGNGLGALTPIYNSDTFSLSLVFGAVSIAVLSFLGFDGISTLAEENRDSARSIGKSMIAALALAGTLFIVQTWIAALLVPNPDTLISEGDAGGTAFYDAAEAASGHWLYVVTAVATAIAWGFANSLVAQAATSRLLFAMARDRQLPSFLAKVHPTRRVPVNATLLVAAVSLVLGIYMSQRDDGITLLSTLVNFGALSAFLVLHVAVVVHFVVRQKSRDWWRHLAVPVIGFAILFYVVINAKVAAQMLGFVWLGIGVVVLVFLLATGRRPVLAEEGK